CCCCTCACAAAGAGTgtgaaatgaacatttttgagacccctcccccaggctgggAGTTGGGGTTCTGGGGAGCCAGGAAGAGGGAAGGTCTGAGCTCAGCCAAAGGGGTGAAGGGGCTGGTTCAGGGTCGTTCCTCCAGGAAGCGGTAGGTGGGGTTCTCATAGCCGTGACGCTGCAGTTCACGCAGCTGCTGCTCCTCCAGGGTCAGCATAGGGTCCACCTGCAGTAGGGGCCGGAGGGATGGAGGGGCATAGGGACCTGACCGAAGATCTCACAgttcctctgtgccaggctctggcaTTCCTCCCCCATACCacgtctttgtgtctctcacctCCACCACTCCATGGCTGATAGCCCCATAGGGCTTCTTCCTGCGcaagagcagcagggagaggacaATCAGGgagcccccacctgctcccatgATCAGCAGACCAGACACGGCCTCTCGGGACACACCTGTCCCGGCTGGTACCTGCATGGAGAGGACAGGGGGCAGGGGCCATCTTTGAGGCTCGCCAAGGCCCTGTGTGGCTTTGGGAGTCACAGCCTAGTCACTGACTTCTGACCTCTCCCCCTAGGTAACCAGAACAGTCCTCCTCTTACCAGCTCATCTCTCTGAATCTCCGATGAGTGGAAAGGAAAACCCCTTGGAACAGACACATTCACCTGGGGAAGCAGGAGGTGTCAGGGACTCAGGAGTCTgggccccagcctcctcctcccctgggccCCAGTAGGGCATCCCCCAGCCTTCTTTTTCCCTAGGACTCCAAAGTCCATGTCCTCAATCCCTTCCTCCCTCAGGCCAAGGAATCCAAACCCCTAAAACCCTCCTCCTTCAGACCTAGGAATCCAAACCCCTAAACCCCTCCTCCTTCAGACCAAGGAATCCAAACCCCTAAAACCCTCCTCCTTCAGACCTAGTCCGGGACCCCTCTCCCATCTACCCTCAGGCACCCATAGGTCTGACCTACCTTTCGCTCATACTGCTCCAGGGGGGAAATCTTCTCTTTCCCAGAGGATGCAGCATCTTGTTCTGTGGACCCTAACCCCCAAGGCCTATCTTATTCCGGAGAATCGAGAATGGTGCTTCCCCTGCCTGAGGAGGCGGTCAGAAGGGGCACCGGACTCTACCCCAGCAGGTCTGGAGTTCCCAAGGACCCTTTTCCATTCCGGGCTCAGGGACTAGTGGGGTTTGGTGGTTGGGATCTATTCTGTGAGATACTCACCTTTTGGAAGGGCCATGGGGGTGTCTGCTGGCAGCCAGAGGAGGCAAGACAGGTGGAACAGTGAAGAAAGGAGGGCATCATCGAGGAAAGAGTGGAGATGCACCCTCCCGGGGGCCAAGGCAGGAGGATCAAGGATCCTACAGAGGCCTCCACAGCCTTGGACATCCGTTCCTATCCTCTCCCACTCACTGCGGTGGCTAAGATACCCCCAGACTTTAGGGAGTTAGAATTGAGGGTGGGTGCCTGTCCCCCCAAGTCTGGGATTATCTCTATCTGGGTTAACTCACCGTCTTTGGAATCCAGAGGCTGCAGCCCACTCTTGTCCTCACTGCTGCCCCCTGGGGCGGGGACTTCCAATTCATTGGGACCCAGGTGCTCAGAGTGGAGGAGCTCCTCTGAGGGGAACATGCAGAAAGGGAGTCAAGATCATGCCTCAAAACAAAACTGGGTGAATAAACAGCACCCTAACAGTAGAGTGATCAGGCATAGCCACAAATGTGATCCGGGAAAGTGGGGAGCTAGATGCAGATACCcctgggagggaggatggaggtTGAGGTTTCAAGAGAATGGCTTCTTTAAAGAGCAGGATTAGGTGTGGGATATGCCGTAGTAAGTCACAGCAGATCCGGGGGCTGTGACAGGTCACACTTTCTGGTGTTCCTGCTCTCGTGTGGGTCCCTGCCTTTGAATCTGGACTGGGGTTGTCCCTTGCCTTAACCAAGAGAAGGTGGGCCCCTGCCTTGAGAAGCCCTGACAGCGTTCGCTGTCCTGTATGGGGAGCCTGAGCCACTATGGAGGAGACCCGGGTACCCTGCTGAGACCACGTGGAGGGGCTCCATGGAGAAGAGACCCTGCATTgacctggagagggagagaggcccaTCTGTGCCAGGGTCCCAGCCCCCAGTGGATCTGCTAGCCAGACACTGCCACACACTGGACTACTGGCAAGGCTGGCAGAAGGAGCACCCAGCAGAATCCAGACCAGATGGCAGAGTCAGGAGCAAagaaaatggttgttttaagccactaagttctggagtttataaattcttttttttttttttaattttaattttatttatttatgataggcacacagtgagagacagagagaggcagagacacaggcagagagagaagcaggctccatgcaccgggagcctgacgtgggattcgatcccgagtctccaggatcacgccctgggccaaaggcaggcgccaaaccgctgcgccacccagggatccccaggagttTATTACGTAGGAATAAATAATGGAAATGGTGACAGGGGTGTTGGTGGAAGCAATGATTGGGAGTCAGGATCTGCCCTTCCAGATCTGGAATGGGAACCAGGGGTCACAGGTACTCACGGATCTGGGGCCGCAGCTCCTGAGCCAGGTGGGGGTTCTGGTCAAGCAGCCCCAAGCTCTGGTTCATCCTCTCTTCAATTACTTGAAGATGGGTCTGCACCTGTGGGGGAGTGAGCATGACGGATGAACCGGGCAGTagggagagatggggaaactgaggcagggtaGGGTCCAAGGAAAAGGAACATGTACAATGGGCAGGAAGTAGGGTAAAATGGCCAGGAATTGGGCCACAGGAGGAAGAAAACTGGAGAcgcagaataaaaagaaaaagaaaagatgtatagAAGACAGGAAGTGAGGGGCTTGGAAAAGGAAGTGAGGCAAAAGGGAAGGGAGCAGTCACCAGGGAGAGTACACAAGGGACAATGTAGGTGTAGGATACAAGGAACGTGGCGTAGAAAATAGGAAGCGAGCGTAAGTCTGAGGAATAGAATGTGAGGTTTCAGGGGTTACAGAGAGGGAAATAGGATTAGAGGCTCATAGGGAAATGATGTGGTTCAAGGGCAAGACTTGAGTTCAAAAGCATAGAATGGAGTGGTTGGGGACAGGAAGAGAACATCCAAGAACTAGGGACTGGGATTTGAGGGCACAGAGCAAGGGCTGCATGGAAAAGCAGTGGGGTGAAGGACAGAGAGGATTCGAGGCTCAGGAGGGGGATTCTGGGAAAGGAATCCAAGGGACAAGAAGGGGGTCAAAGGCATGCGGGTGGTGGTCAGGATCAAGGAGTAGGGATGCAAGGGGCTACAAAGGGTCCCaaggcacaggggtggggggttgcCAGGTTTGGGAAGAGATCCAAGGGACAGAAAGAGCATCTGAGGGATGGGGTCCCAGACCCTGGGGTCTGAGGGATGGCAGGATATTTGGGAGCTGGAAGGATCTGAGCACCTGGAAGCGCATCTGCTGGGCCTTCTCAGGATCCACAGCAGCCACGTGCTGGTAGTGCCTCAGTGTGTGCCTTTGTTCCTTCTGCTCTGCTCGCAGGTAACGCCGCAGGGCCAGCAGGACGCGCTCTGCCTGTGGAAGGGATGAAGGCTGCTGGGCCTGCCCCAGATCTTTTCACCCTCTGCCCTCTGTCCCCACGGCTCCAGCACCTGAGGTGGATCTCCCTGCAGCGCCGCCAGGAAACCTTCCAGAGCAGCCCGGCGCTGGTCGTTGATGAGGGCAATGACTCGAGTGGCGTGGGTCTCCACCAGGCGCTGTCGCTCACCAGATACCTGCTCCTCCAGGGTCTGCAGAATGGACTGGAAGTGCTGGCGAGGAGGTGAGCACAGGGCCGGGAAAGGTGAAGACGGGGGAAAGTCTGGGTCAAAGGCAGTCTGGAAAGGCAGGGCTCTAGGGCCAAGTGGTGGCGGGGGGTGTAGGCAGGAGTAGAATCGATCACAGGACACTGATGGAAGGGGTGGGGATTCAGGGCCAGGCATAGTGCAGGCAGGACCAGGCCAACTGGGACTTGACTGTACTGGGTGGGAACAATCTAGGAACTGAGCTGGCTGGTGTTCAGGTAAAATACTTTCCAACTATTATAGGACAGGTAAGGCTCTAGACCTGGGCAGGGCCAAGTGGAAATGGTCTGTGCTGAAATAGGACATAGAAGAGAGCAACAAGAGTCGGGAATGGGGCTAACCTGAACGAGGCCTGAAGGTGATGGGTGAGTCCTGATACTGGGCCTACTGAGGAGGGATTGAGTACAAGTGAGATTAGAGGGGTGGGACCAGCATCAGGGGGCAGGGCCGAACATGGATGTGACCTCATCAAGGAGGCTGAGAAGGCCCGGCTGCACCTGCAGGAGCTCAGCTGGGGACAGGACCACAGAGGGGGGCCCTCAGAGGGAAGGATCAAGTTAAGACAAAGCCAAACATGGCCAGTCTGAAGAGAGAGTCATAGGCCGAGAGGGGTGGGACCAAGTGGGGGGCTGGGCCAGGAGAGACCACTATAACTAGGAAGGGGTGGAACCAAATGAGACTGGGCAGGTAGAACCAGGCTGAGACCAGGTGCGTCCTAGGCAGTGGACAGGCATGACTAAGACCCGCTGGAGGGTGTCTTACCTCGTTCAGGGCCTGTCTGTCCGCTTTCGGCAGGTTCTTGGACTGGTTGTCTGCCATGGCCCATTCACGCATCACCTAAGGTCAAGGGGGAGCTTCAGGATCCTGCAATCTACCCTCTACCCAGTGAGTTCCCCAGTCCCTCTTCAAGACTTTGGAGGCTCCAGATGCCTTAAGTCCCACTGGCTCTTGGGTTCACAAGAGGTCAAGGCTCCGAAAGAATTTAAAGTGGAAGGACACAGCGTACCAGAGTTTCCATAGAATGTTGGTGGCCTCTCAGTGGGATTCTAGGTGGGTCAGGGATCTCTGGTCATCTTAGAGGTGGTGTTGAGGGCTAGGGGTTGATGGGGGCTTGGGGAGTCTTTGGAGGCAGCTTCAATGTGCACCTGAGGAAATCCCTGGTATTTAGGGAGTTCTGTGTTGTGGGAAATCCTGGGTCTCCCAGGATCATCACCTCATTAATCTGGCGCATCCTTCGTTCCTCCAGGTCCATCTTGGCCCGCAGGAACCCCTCATGCTCGCTGATTTCTCCAGGCATGCCGAAGTACACATCCACACCATCTGTGGGCCTTGGAGTGGTGGTCACTGCaaggccaggaggcagggaaTCCTGAAGCCCATGGCCGGGTCACCTCCCCTCCCTAGAGCACACTGGAGACCACCATGTGTCCACATAACCATAGCTGCTACGGGGCATCATGAGAGATAGAGCTCTGAACCGGGCCTGTTCTTGTCAAGCTTAGGAATCCATTATACCATTCTTTAAGCTTCCCCAAAATAATCCTTAGGAACTACCAGATGGCTCTTCTACCTCCAGGTACCCCCAAACCACCCTCAGCCTTTGCATTCTTCACAGGACAGCCctcccacctcttctttatcccaAGCTACTCCCATCCCTTCCATTCCCCCCAGCCCTCTCCCTAAGAGGTCCCGCCTAAAGATGCCTCTACACTAAGGCTCCCTCAAATCATCCTCCCTCCAGGGAACAGGGAACTAAGGGTCCAGAGACTGTCTCACCTTTGCTGACCCCTGCAGGGCTATGGGAGCTTGAGGGTagaattctttcttcctcatcttcctcttcAGCCCGTGGGGGTTCCACGAAGTAATCATCGACCGGCTGTAGGAAggattcctcttcttcctcctcctcagccccctCTACTCTGCCCCCTAGGGGCCAGGAGCGGGTGGAGGGGTCACTGAGGGAACAGAAGACTTAAGGCAATGAGAATCTGACCTGGGCCCCCAGGCTTCCATTTCCTGCCTCAGGAGCCTCGGAATGTGCATGGAAGGTTCCCTCCCACTCACCCAGCTGCTGTCCCAGACGGATCAGGGGTCACTGGCGGGGGGCAGCACACATACTCCACACCTCGGAACCGATCTGTGCCACAGGGCAAAAGCATGCCGGAACCAtgcaggatgaggccctgggaaCTGCAGGCCTGCAGAAGAATAGGCCCAGATGCCACGATTGTGTGTtaggagaggggtagaggggagCCCGGATGCCTGGGGCTTGGGGTCTGATGGGGCTGGGAGCCTGGATTCCTGATTCTGTCCCAGTGGGAAGAGGGGCCTGAGGCCCAGACTCAGGTTCTGTTAGGGGACTGGAATCCTGGGTTCTAGGGGGTGAGGATGGATGGGCCAGGATCCTGACCTCCTGCGCCTCTTGATGCCTCCGGGTGGAACTCTCACACTGGTCCATGCGCTCCTGGTGCAAGAACCGGCAACCTTCAGGCACCAGCAGGGCCTCGCTCACGAATTCACCTGCTGGGGTGCGGGGGTACCAGAGTGAGACCTTCCCACAGACACTAGCTCCACCCTCCTCTGAATCCAGACATTTTATCCTCCGACATTTCTCTGCCCCACTCCGGACCCAGAACGTCCAGATCCCTAACGTGAGCCTGAGCCCAGGGCCCAGAATCTCACCCCGGGAATACCCCCACTTCTGTTCCCCTCCTCCAGTCTATAACTCACGCAGGCAGCGGAAAGGCACAACCTGGTGGTGGGGATGGGCACAGCGGCCACCCCGGGCACCCCCGCACCAGCGCTCCATGGGGATGGCTTGCGTCGCCTGTTCCACACGTGCAATCTGCAGCTCCGGGTACATCTGGGGGCACCGGGTGGGGGCGATCAACCCACAGCCTCACCCCTGTCAGTCGTGCTTACCCACTGGCCTCGTCCCTTTTCAAGGCTCTAGTGATCACCCTAGGTTCTGCTTCTCCTTAAAATCGGTCTTAGAAATCTCAGCCAGCAGGCCCCCGGCCACGCCCCCAGTAGCTCCCGTTCAGAAGCCCCGACAACCACCCAGAAACTTAATCCCTGTAAATCCATCTCTCTTCTGGTCacttctgtcccctcccccaacagGTTTGGTCCTCCCTTGAGCCTCACCTCTTCCTCGGATTGGCTTCTCAGGGAGCGTCCTTTCTCTTTGTATTAGAACTGCCTTTTCGAAGAAGCCACCCTCCCAGCTTTCCACTCTCATTGGGCTCCACCCCATTTCCCATCCTGCAGGTCCAAAAGGTCTTTTTTCTGAGCCCCGCCTCTCCTTTGGCCAAGCTCACCGACATTCCTACTCTTTAAGGACCCCACCCCACATTGCTAAACTGTCTCTTCACTGGATACCATCCTGAGCCGGGCCTCTTTGCACAGTTCTTTCCTGACCTAGTTTCTCAAAAACAGATCCTAAATTCGCCTCTTTCTCGGCCACGCCCCCTAGCTTCCCCGGCCGACTCGGATCCCTCATCCTCCCTGGACCTTGCCTTTTGCACCACTAGCTTCTTTCGGGGGACCCGGCTCGCTGGCCACGCCCCTCCAGCAGGGCCCGCCCACCTGTCTGCAGTATTCCAGCACGCGCTGCGGGTCCCGGAGACAGCGTCGCGAGCGCTGTGGGTCTGGTTCCCAGCGGCCGGTGCGCAGGTCCCGGTGAAGGGTTAGGTGCCGGCATAGTCCAGCAACCTGGGCCGACCCCGGGGCCTGGGGTCGGGTCAGAGGGGTCAGCGAGGGCCCCGGGACGCCAGCACGTGTGTCCCCCGGACGTTTGCTCCGTAGGACCCGAGGTTCAGACCCCCCAGCACCAGCCCCCTCCGCAAAGCACCGCGCACCCGCCTCCTAAGAGGGACTGTTCCCCGGGAAACAGCTCCCACTGGGCGGGGGCGCCCCAGCTCTCCCGTTGCCACGGCGACCCAGGTCCCCGGGGTGTCTCGCGGCCTTGTTGCCGCGGAGACAGgctccgcccccaccccggcgCAGCCGCACTGAAGCCCGAAGGGGTTAAAACCTAATCGCGGGGGAGGAGGCCAGAACCCAGGCGTtctggcccctcctccctccgTCCCTAGCTCAGGGTCCCATTCTCCGATGCAAAGACGACAAGGCCTGGCTTCAGGGCCCTGCAGGCCTGGGCTGGAGAGCCACATCCTGGGTCGGGCGGGGGTCGGTGGCTGGAGACCTGGACTCCTGGGTTCTGGGAGGCTGCGGGAGCCTTCAAATGGGTCCAGAGGATGCCAGGGACCAACACGCTCGGAACCGGGTGTCTTACTGTCTGGTGGGTCCCCATGTTTGGGTGGGAAGGGGTTGGGGCTGAGTCACCTAGGTCAAGAGGGTGGACTTTGGGGACCGGGGGCTCTGGAACGGCCAGTTCCTAAGCTAGGGGCAGAAGGCGGCGGGAGGACGGAGGCTGGGGCCTGAACTCCTGGGTTCCTGGATGCCTCGTGCCGTTAGGGGCGTCAGGGGCCGGCCCCTCGGCTGAAGGACTGCGCTTTCCGCCCTGGACGTGTCCGCGTCCGCGTCCCGGGCCCGGGCCcgccccgtcccccctcccccaggacccgGCCGGGCCTCACCTCGGCCGCGCCGGGGCTCCCACCGGCCAGGCTCCCGACGGCGAGCTGCGCgcgcaggaggagcagcagcagcggcagcgacagcggcagcggcggcgggcCCCGGCGGCGGCCCAGACCGCGAGCGGCGGGGCTGCTGGGCCCCATGTCCCGGCCCTCGCGCCCTCGTCCCCTGCGctcccgcccggcccggcccggccccagcGGTGACAGGAGCtcccagcgccgccgccgccgccgcctcctcctcccgccgcccccgggcTGCGCCGgcgccgccagccccgccccgcgccggccccgcctTCGCGGCCAGGACAATAGCGCGGCGGCTCTGCGCAGCctggggcggccggggcggccggggggccggggggccgggggagcgGCGCGGCCCCCGCCCAGAGCCCCGGGATCCCAGCGCGTGCCGGGGCCTGGCCCGGAGTCTGGGTCGTGCGCTCCGCCGCGCTGAGCCTTTCCTAGGCCCCTCGCGCCCGGCTCTCCCTCCCTCAGACCCAGACactcccacatcagcctcctctTGCAGCCGCGCGGGCGTGGGAGACCTCTCCCCCCAGCAAATTCCTCCGCGGAGGTCCCAGGAATACGGGCCCCCCCAATTCCCCCAGTGGAGgacccagcagctgagggccggTCCCCTTCTCCCTCGGTTCCAGGAGTCGGGGCTAAAGGCACCTTCTTTTCAGGACCTGAGACCAAGCCCCTGCCCTTTCTCCGGAGTCTTGGCCTTCTGCTCTGCCTTCCAAGGATCCCGGGTGTCTGGGCCTTTAATTCCTAGCTCGGGGATTCATAAACCAAAGCCCCCAGGCCCTTCCTTTAAGGATGACCTGAGTCAGGTACCCAGCACCTCGGGGCGAGGGGCTCAGCCCATCCTTGCTTTGAGGGCCCCGGCATTTCTAGTCTCTCACCCCTACCTCTCCCTCCCGGCTTCCTCTCCAGGGCTCACTGCTGCTTCCTCAAATAACTAGAATGCTGTCTTCCCCAAGCCCACTGGAGCACTCGTCATGTGTGTGCATCTGCGCACGTACGTTTGTGTAGATGTGTGTCAGAAGAGCTTAGACGGCCAAGTGGGTAATAAAGGGCCGAGGTGGTTCGTGGTTTGTTCCTACAGCCACTCATCGCCTAGGGTAGAGGAAGGGCCTTGGGGCAGATTTAATGGGCCTCTTCCTTCCGTAAGGTAATGATGCCAGGAGAATCCCCAAGACGCATTCActtctcaacatttttttattaaacataaatattctTATCCCCAGATTCCACCCCTACCCACCCAAccctctttcccctctcctgCTGGCAGTTCTCACCCTATCCTCACTCCTTGGATTCAATTCTTCCAGGACCTTTAAAGAACTTGGAAGGGATCAAGATAGTCGCTCTCTTGGGTTCCCAGAGAGTGAACAGCCATCTTGGCTGCACTTCCATTGGCCAAGCAAAGTGCCCGGCCTGGTCTGGCTTCCATCTTAATCTGTCTTATGTTGCCTGTCTTCTCAGTATAGGTGATCGGTCACCTTGAAATCTCTTCTTTCAATGTCTGGAAATAACATCCATCCCTGCCCCTACCTCCTAACacctcctgtccccatcccccTACAAAGAGCTCATCTGCCATCTGGAATCTCTTTTACACTGGGGAATAGTTGGTCAAGTGGCCATCTTGCTCCCACTTGGAGCATCCCCTTTGGCTGAGCTGATTGTACACTAGTGATCCAGATGATCGTAATGATCTTTCTCTCCCATCAATGTTCAGTTTTGGAGGAGTAAGGTCACCAactttttttctggttccttaGAAATCAGGACAATCCATTATGGCAAGTTGAATATTCTAGGCCTCTTCATTTGGAGAGGTATCATACATGAGTCTGGAGACGTGGGTGGCTGGGTGTGGGGAAGGCAGCATAGGGGAAGGGTAGAGTCCTGGGGTCCAGATCTGGGGGTCCAATGGATGTAGGTTTGATGTAGCTGGTAAA
This portion of the Vulpes lagopus strain Blue_001 chromosome 2, ASM1834538v1, whole genome shotgun sequence genome encodes:
- the APLP1 gene encoding amyloid-like protein 1 isoform X2 — encoded protein: MGPSSPAARGLGRRRGPPPLPLSLPLLLLLLRAQLAVGSLAGGSPGAAEAPGSAQVAGLCRHLTLHRDLRTGRWEPDPQRSRRCLRDPQRVLEYCRQMYPELQIARVEQATQAIPMERWCGGARGGRCAHPHHQVVPFRCLPGEFVSEALLVPEGCRFLHQERMDQCESSTRRHQEAQEACSSQGLILHGSGMLLPCGTDRFRGVEYVCCPPPVTPDPSGTAAGDPSTRSWPLGGRVEGAEEEEEEESFLQPVDDYFVEPPRAEEEDEEERILPSSSHSPAGVSKVTTTPRPTDGVDVYFGMPGEISEHEGFLRAKMDLEERRMRQINEVMREWAMADNQSKNLPKADRQALNEHFQSILQTLEEQVSGERQRLVETHATRVIALINDQRRAALEGFLAALQGDPPQAERVLLALRRYLRAEQKEQRHTLRHYQHVAAVDPEKAQQMRFQVQTHLQVIEERMNQSLGLLDQNPHLAQELRPQIQELLHSEHLGPNELEVPAPGGSSEDKSGLQPLDSKDDTPMALPKGSTEQDAASSGKEKISPLEQYERKVNVSVPRGFPFHSSEIQRDELVPAGTGVSREAVSGLLIMGAGGGSLIVLSLLLLRRKKPYGAISHGVVEVDPMLTLEEQQLRELQRHGYENPTYRFLEERP
- the APLP1 gene encoding amyloid-like protein 1 isoform X1, producing MGPSSPAARGLGRRRGPPPLPLSLPLLLLLLRAQLAVGSLAGGSPGAAEAPGSAQVAGLCRHLTLHRDLRTGRWEPDPQRSRRCLRDPQRVLEYCRQMYPELQIARVEQATQAIPMERWCGGARGGRCAHPHHQVVPFRCLPGEFVSEALLVPEGCRFLHQERMDQCESSTRRHQEAQEACSSQGLILHGSGMLLPCGTDRFRGVEYVCCPPPVTPDPSGTAAGDPSTRSWPLGGRVEGAEEEEEEESFLQPVDDYFVEPPRAEEEDEEERILPSSSHSPAGVSKVTTTPRPTDGVDVYFGMPGEISEHEGFLRAKMDLEERRMRQINEVMREWAMADNQSKNLPKADRQALNEHFQSILQTLEEQVSGERQRLVETHATRVIALINDQRRAALEGFLAALQGDPPQAERVLLALRRYLRAEQKEQRHTLRHYQHVAAVDPEKAQQMRFQVQTHLQVIEERMNQSLGLLDQNPHLAQELRPQIQELLHSEHLGPNELEVPAPGGSSEDKSGLQPLDSKDADTPMALPKGSTEQDAASSGKEKISPLEQYERKVNVSVPRGFPFHSSEIQRDELVPAGTGVSREAVSGLLIMGAGGGSLIVLSLLLLRRKKPYGAISHGVVEVDPMLTLEEQQLRELQRHGYENPTYRFLEERP